In the genome of Scatophagus argus isolate fScaArg1 chromosome 20, fScaArg1.pri, whole genome shotgun sequence, the window aaataaaatgactcatGGATAAATCAATGTGTTCAGTCTTCATCGAAGCATAAAGTGTTTCAGGCTGTCAACCAATAACGTGGACTTCCATTAGTAAGTAAGCTAAcctgtaattgttttttttttttattgttttcttgttggAGACACTGAAATCCTGTCTAACAACTCCAGTTAGGtttgtcagaaaacagtttgtgaaCAGCACAAGCAGCCTTACTGGTCAATAGATAAAATCTGCATTAGTAATTGTGGTTAATTTAACACTAATGTGGCTAATGATCAGAAGTCTTCAATATGAAATTGTCAAATACCAATTTGTTTCAATATTCCAGACATAACCATCAGTGTTACCTGTACAGTCTTCAGGGGCTGGGTCTGTAACGTCGTCAGCTGGTTGCCAGCATTGCCCACCACTGGCTTCCCACCAATAGTCACCACTTTAAACTGTGGAGCTTGAGGTTTGGTGTCTCCTGAAGTCTGTGAAACACCAGGCTTGTTGCCTGTGTGGGGCAGCTGCAGCACTATGGGTTGCCCAGACTTTCCAATTGCTGTAACCAAAAGTTTTTGTCCTTCCTGCTTGATGACCTGGGCTTGAGCACCAGCAGTCTTTGCTGCTTCTGTGGCTTGAGATGAAGCCACCTTGTTGAGAATGATCTGATGGTTTGCGGGAGAGATGGTAAACGGCGCCGTGAGCTTCTGTAAGCCACTAGTAGAGACGGTTGTCCCAGTCACACTATCTGTAGTTTTGGTAGTGGCTGTGGAAGTAGCCATGGATGGTTTGAGGCTAAGACGGGGGGACGATGTACTGGAAATGGATATAGGAAGCTGATTTCCGGAGCTGATGCTGAATGTGGAGTCTGCGTTGGTGGATGATGTCAGAGTCTGAGTGCCTTCTGTTGAAGCGGCATCTGAACACAGACTCAAATTTTCTGAAGCCATGGGTGCATCCGTTTCCATTGGGACCGATGTGTCATCACCGGACCCTGACTGGACCGTGGTGCCGTCAGGTTGCGGGTGAGGGATGTCTTCTATGCCCTCAGTATCCATGATCTCATCTGGAAGGAGGCTGTTGAGCTCTGGTGACACCACATCCATGCTTGCAAAGTCTCAGCTCTctgttgaagaaaaacaacaatttttcattgccactgaaaaatgtgtcaaaGATATACACATTTTTCAGCTGAACACAtataaaatgcttttaaatgcaATGGAAGCCTTTAGGAATTTTTTTTCGTAAGTTTAgttattatttaaatgaataaccTGGTTTAGGAAACGCATATTTACTAGACTAAATACATTATGGTGCCTGATCTCTGGGAAAAATCTGATATGTTGATTGCTTTTTATTATGTTTGATTACATATAATTGTTAGATTGAATTGCAATTGAAAAGATCTAcaattcaaaaaatatatatagatagatatctatatatagatagaaAGATATAGCTAGAgagatatatctatatattatatatatatatataaataacatatATCTATACTGCTCTACATAATTAACAAACATCCATAATTAGACAGTACTGCAGTGTCCTCGAAAAAGactttgcaagaaaaaaaataaacaaacaagcaagatAGTTAATGCTAACGAGTTAGCCACGGCAAAAAAATGCCCGGTCTGATAACTTTATGCGTGTGAATTGCTCATTGATAATCCCGTATTTTATCAGTGAAAGGGGTTAACATGAGTCACGTTTGAGCTGCACTCATTTTGACACTGGCTGACAGCTGATGCTGGCTTAACTAGGCCGCAGCGATCATCTCAGCCATATCTTTGTCCTGCTGCACTCTACTCAACATTAATCCACTGAAACGCACATATGAACCCTACCCACCCcaaaccacactcacacacacggaGCTAACTGCCCTGGTTGTTTTCACGCCTCCATGTGAAACTGTCCTGAGCTGCACtcatttgtgtgaaaacatcctCAGAAGTGGTCCCGGCTGgggcaaagagtgtgcaaaggCGACAAGCTGTTTGCTGGCTGCGTTACTATTTCAGGCCGGGGTTGGATTTCGAAAGATCCGCCATTTTTACCTCGTCATCAACTCTGTTAGCTCCGCGGCTAACACTGAGCTATATGGATTCAGAGAATGTATCTGCTACTATTTGCACTGGGCTAAGACACTTGTCCACAGCAAGTCcacacaaaacagagcagctaCATGATAGCTGAATATAACAGACCGTGGAAAATGTGTGCTACTAGCAAGTCACAAACTCTTTTAGCGGACTCAACGCACGTAAACAATGCTAGCGTTCACTAATTCCTCCTGTCACTTGAGACATCCATCTGGATCGGAACATTTGAAACCAACAATGCACGTAAAACTACTGCATCTAATAGATTTATCTAATGGCATGTGTAGCATGTGCTTTGGGGCTATGAGACAAGTTAGCGTGGCCTAACCAATTATAAATTACAAATTTCAGTTAAACGACAAGTAAATCCCTTTTGATCCAGTGGAGACAACACGTATATGATCATCCGTATCTAAATCGGAAAGAAACGTCAAATACGATTATACCAGCTAGGTAGTATGGACACAGCTAATAGCAAAAGCAGCTGCTAAGTGCTGTTGTAATTTTGACAGCATAAACAGAAGGAACAGTTAACGCAGAAATTGCTTTACcatgtcaacaaaacaactcCATACGCGTCTCGATGTTCGGCTTAGTtagcttttactttttatttgcGGGCGCAGTAACTTAGCTGACGGCTCACATGATATTTGCATCATAGGTTACTAAACTACTAATTAGTATCCAACCAAACTTTGTTTCAGCGCACAGAATATCGTTACTGGCCAGTTTCAGGTTATATTCTAGCTTCTGTGCTCTTCACTGGTGTCTACCCTAACCATcgttattatcatcatcatcagcctcaTCAAGCCAGCCCAGCGGGCAGGACAACTGTACTAGCAAACTTGCTGAAGCTGCTAACCCAAGCTAGCTAGcacaacattttcaacattgaACACTTTTTGAAGTGTGTGGCTACCCACTGAATGCAGTGTGGTGAATCCTAGAAAAGGCCAAGACATAATGATGCTTACCCAAGATATTTACGCTAGGCAATGTTTCCAGATAAAACGAGGAAAGCAAAAGGCGATTGTTCAAAATACCGCGCCGAGCGCCATTCCTCCCTGACATTTCACAAGTTGACCACGCCCTCCGCGCCCTACGTCACTGATACGTGATTCTTAAAGGTGCAGCATAACAATATCACGTTTGTTTTGATAAAAGCTATTCAAAAGTACAATTTTTCTAATTGGTATCtctgtttttctaaaattaTATGTTTAGCATTTATTTAAATCGTGAAATAATCTCAttacaaaaattaaacacaacTCTACGAATAACAGTAAGATTAGGCTATTTTACTATGTGACGATTATATTTACTGGTCTTAAAATGTACTAATAAGTGAAAAACTTAGTAGTTTAAGAGATACagtaaattctttttaaatcagAGTTACACTATGAAGTGACAGTTTATTTATCAGCAAAATTATGTACCAAAATACAAATGTCAACAGGGCCAGTATTGCTAATTAGAACAAGGATGTCCTCATTAAGTTTCATTAATCTGTCTtcataaaaatacagtaaaataaagggatttttttcttgCCAAGCGATAATTTTAACTGGTTAAAGCCCATAATATTACTTACTACATAATATAATTTGTCAAAGCAGCTGCATTCACATTTTgccaattattaattatattatttcattttgcaaattgACTAAGTGACTAATTGAGTAACGGTTTTGGCTGCActtcaaaaaatgtaaaggttgggaaaaacatatttaatatttatttgaaaaataaataaagctctCAACTAAATGTGGATTGTTGTGGAGCAGGATACTAAAAATAGCTTACAAGCAGCTAACAACTCCCTAAGATTTGTAATTACCGGTCATAGGCCTCTATTACTTGAGTAAATTTGATTAGCTACACTCCAACACTCCTACTCATACCAGTCGCTCTTAGTATTATAAATATATTGACAGTATTGGCAACAAACAATCTATCACTGAAGATCATGAACAGTGGGCCGATAAGCTCCTCCTTCTGCTTGTTGGAGGACCGCTCGAGCAGCGCGCTCCCCGGCACTCAGACCGGAAGTCTCGCTCCCCTCTTGGCTGAGGAAGCCTGCTGTTGTTGACACTTCGACAGGCAACAATGGCAACCGAAGTGAGACAGGAGCTAGCACAGTTGATGAATTCAAGTGGATCTCATAAAGATCTCGCTGCCAAGTATGTGACGCCAATTATACCAAACAGATAACTTGCTAATAGCAGCGCTATGCTTTTCCAAATCTAGAAAGTAAACGCTGCGGTAACTGCAACGAGATAGCTGTGGTAgactaagctaagctaatgttagctaccTAGCTACATTAGCCATACATTCAGTAGTtgaattaaatgtaattttatgtcAGAGACGTTAGATTCCAGACCTCCCTTTAAACTGTAACGCCACGTTACAGCGGCAACAAAGCGGCGAGGCTAACATTGACGCTGCTGTCCTAATTGATCATATTAGTTAGTAACAGCTAACGTTACTGTTTACTACCCACTGGGCACATCATAGCTCTAGATACTGTTTACTATGGACACAACATTGCCTCCAGGCTCAACAATGGAAACATTAATTgacaagaaattaaaaatgtactaATGTTAACTCAACACTTGTGCTGCTGATTATCACATGTTCTGTAATGTTACCTTCTGTTTAATATCAGCCCGACAACGCGAGAGTTTTACTGTGCTTTTAAGCTTTATAGTAATATTGTGCAGActaaaatatttgtacatacatcgtacatttcacagttttgtaATTGTCCATTTATCAATTGCAGGGCGTCCATTAAAACGTGGTTTATAACCTGTAAAATCTTTTGTAGATATCGACAGATTTTGGACAAGGCCATTCAGTTTACAGATGCAGATCAGCTGGAATCCTTAAAGGCCTTTGTTGAAGCAAGTATGCTGTGCCCGCCttcttttttaatcagtttttctACATGGTTCAAAATTTGCACGTTGACAGGATGTTTTCCTATAATATGTATCTATTTTTTTGCAGTGgtcaatgaaaatgtcagtctTGTCATCTCGAGACAGCTGCTCACAGATTTCTGCACACATCTGCCCAACCTGCCTGACGCCACCGCCAAAGCAGTGTACCACTTCACCTTGGAAAAGATTCAGCCGAGGGTCATCTCTTTTGAAGAACAAGTAAGAGCCCCCACAATCGCTCACAGCtcttatttttatgttgatcatttttatgtgttaaacttgtgtttttactggaaagtacaaataaataatgtcCTTACGCATGCTCAGGTTGCCTCAATACGACAGCACTTAGCAACCATTTATGAAAAGGAGGGAGACTGGAGAAATGCTGCCCAGGTTTTAGTTGGAATTCCATTGGAAACAGGACAGAAGTAAGTAACGACACtagcagatttatttttaacatttgtgatATTCCCATGTCTTTAAATAGCTCTTTATTTCCTCCCTTAGGCAGTACAATGTTGACTATAAGTTGGACACATACCTGAAAATTGCCCGTCTCTACTTAGAAGATGATGATCCAGTGCAGGCAGAAGCCTACATCAACAGAGCCTCATTGCTTCAGAATGAGTCCTCTAATGAACAGCTGCAGATACACTATAAGGTACACAGTCACATAGTGATTTCACTGCCAAAGGTTGTGCCTGCGTGAGGTTAGCGATTGAATGCAAGCAGAGTGTTTAAATATTATTGGAAGGTTGAGTATATAATATTTGCAGTTGcttaaatcaatatttcatgCTGTTTTCCTGCTTAGGTATGCTATGCCAGAGTcctggacttcaggaggaagtTCATTGAAGCTGCACAAAGATACAACGAGCTGTCTTATAAGTCAATTGTCCATGAGAGTGAACGTCTAGAGGCACTGAAACATGCCCTGAACTGCACCATACTGGCCTCTGCAGGTACCACCAAGACTCATGAGTTTAGGGCTACATTTTTGAAGCTTATCAGAATGACAAACTAAGTGAGACCGTATTTCATAACCAAAATATTGTTATTGTCTTTAGGCCAGCAGCGTTCCCGTATGTTGGCCACTCTTTTTAAGGACGAGCGCTGTCAGCAGCTGGCAACCTACGGTATTCTGGAGAAGATGTACCTGGACCGTATCATCAGGGGAAACCAGCTGCAGGAGTTTGCCGCCATGCTGATGCCCCACCAGAAAGCCACCACAGCAGATGGTGAGCGGAGATAATTAGCTTTCCTTAACCCAAGCTGCTAAACTGTTGGATTTGGTGATGGGGTAAAATGTTCCTATTCTCAGCATCATTTTGTCAGCTGTTGATAGCTGACATATTTGAAATTTTCTCTCTTGTAGGCTCCAGCATCCTTGACAGAGCTGTTATCGAACACAACCTACTGTCTGCAAGCAAACTCTACAACAACATCACTTTTGAAGAACTAGGAGCTCTGTTGGAAATCCCCCCAGCAAAGGTGAGACATCGATTAGATAAatatgttctgtgttttttatttttagcctgtttgtttcattttctgcttttatttcgCTTTTACTTGACAAATGTGTAGCTGTTGATTTTTCCATGTGTGTTGAGATGTTGGCgtcttttgtttgtcctcaGGCAGAGAAAATAGCTTCACAGATGATCACTGAAGGACGCATGAATGGCTTCATCGACCAGATAGACGGCATTGTACACTTTGAGAGTGAGTAACGACACCTGTGGGCTTTTACATTTGATGTACGCAATTCActagtttgtttttatgaacCAAAGAACAGTTCTTAATATTTAAAGTGACAGTTATAGTCCATAAAATTTCGACACAAAGGTAAATGTTCACCTCTTTTGATGATATTGACCACAAAGGGAAAGTAACAATACCGTGTACAGACTGTTGTTGGGACTTCACGTTAAGTTGGATCATCCAAAGTTATATCACATTGTTGTTTATATTGCATTATTGACTCAAACTATCTGCGGCCAGTAGGGGGCAGCTTCTTCAAAGAGGaatgacagaacaaaagaagagcATAAAGCCCCCAGCAGCCATTAAAACGCACTGAGTTTGAACATGTGTTGTTCACAgtcatgaaatggaaataaatttgATGGCTGGAGtctgattctctttttttaatctctgaCAGCCCGTGAACCCCTTCCTACATGGGACAAACAGATCCAGTCACTGTGTTTCCAAGTCAACAACCTCTTAGAAAAGATCCGACAGGCTGCTCCGGAGTGGGCTGCGCAGGCAATGGAAACCCAGATGACCCAGTAAacatccccccccccaaacaaaaTCCTCTAAACTGCTCCCTCATCCTGTCCTGATGTGTCGTCTTCCTGATCAAAATTGTCTCCGCTCCAGTCCCACTAATGGAAACGGCAAAGAAGAGAAGTTTTTGCTACCACCGTCACTTTTTGCAGAGGATATTTTTGCTCACAGGGAAAATTCAGCGTCTCTCATTGTTTCAGATCTGTGTCTCACACAGATGTAGTGACAGGAGGGCCATAATGTAACATGTAGGTGTGACTTCATATGATTTACTTGGCATGTTTAAAGTTCAGATATGGTTATTCACATAgttgacatgaaaaatgcaatGTTGTGTTCCAGCGCATTCTAGTGTTTTTAACTTAACGTAATTACACAGCAACTTCCGTCAAATGGTTCTTGGTTTATTCATGTTAACCTTCTCTGTCCACATTTATGAGGTTTCAGCAAAGAGAAATAAATTCACATGAAAGAAAGTGTTCAGTCTcaaggttgtgttttttaactttCCACATCAGTAACAATTCAATTATTGATGTTACgacaaaaaatacacattctgagtttgttttcctgcagctcCCTTAGCAGTGTCTTCTTTCAGTAATTTGATGTTCCCTCCTGTTTTCCTGTGAGTCAAGAAAAGTGCTTTTTAGAGTAGGtcatgttgttaatgttgtaCCTTAGAAGGTTAGGTTTCTCTGCCTGTTAACCATCCGCAGCTGACAGTCGATGTTGTAGGTGAGTCCATCCGATCCACACACAGGGTCACAGATGGGTGGGCACCATATTGGGTCATAATATCCAGACTGTGCAGATACAAGTGGAAAATATGTGTTAATGGCTTAATGGGGCAAACAAATAATATTTCACTTTTGCACCTGTTAAGCTACAACAATCTAtacatccctccatccatccatccattttctataccgcctatccatcagggtcgcgggggagctggagcctatcccagatgactatgggcgagaggcagggttcaccctggactggtcgccagtcaatcgcagggccaacacacaaagacagacaaccacacactctcacactcacacctagggggcaatttagagtagccaattaacctgatgtgcatgtttttggtattgtgggaggaagccggagtacccggagaaaacccacgcaggcacagggagaacatgcaaactccacacagaagggcccagaccgggattcgaacctggaaccctcttgctatgaggcaacagtgtaTTAAGAataaatcagacaaaacaaatctcTCATGTAAAATCTTAACTCTGTGCACTGCGTGCCCACAATCCATACAATATAAACATAATATTgaataaatatgtaattttttacctttttattgtTACTCTTGTTGATCTGATAAAGAACAcaaggtttgttttgttgttggggTGAATACAGCAGCTCATATCCGATATATTGGATCCTTTTtctcacagcagaaacaaaccaGGTGAAAGCCAGCTGATTATTTATGGCTCCATTTAGGTGTTTGAACACGCTGTGCTGCTGAACCAGCATGCTCAGTATCAGAGTGCTGAAAACAGCATAACTAAATGGAAAGGAGCTTATATTAATGTTCTGATACACCTACATAACACCTGAACTTTCATTAATGTGGTCATGTGACATTTAATTTAGTCCTCTCAGCTCAACACACTGGTAAAGCAGACGCTGACATCCTATGATGGCAAGTATAATGTGGCTAACACTGATGTTACCAAAggggaaaaacatttttaaaaaatctgttttgaagTCAGTATATAGTTTGATCATAAAAAAAGTTAATGGCAGTATTGTGCAATTTTCAAGAGAAATCTTCTCCACATCAACTGCTCAGGACATCACAGGTGAAATGTCCTGGCAATAAAAATGGTCCCAGCTAACTTTGAATGCCATTTCCAGTACAGAATTAAATCTGACATCAATAGTATAATAGATAGTAGATTTACAACATCATTAAAGTTTATATCATTGCCCACACCCACCTCCTCATAGACAATCTCACAAGCATTGAACATCTGAAGCATAAAATGcctgaaatgtgattttgtgtattataatgcattcataatgcattatgactgtGTTCAAAGTCacacataatgctttctgatgcactatatcaacagtcataaaacattgtAGACATGACTTATGATGCATTATAAGATGAATAATACTGGATGTATCATAAATTCCTGCTCCGCAACcacaagaatttccctccagggattaataaaggaattctgattctgattctgattctgattctgattctgattaacaAATTATCACGTTATTCTGACAGATGATTGTAAAGGTCCATTCACTCAAACTTGTGATGGAATATTTGTACATTGCCAGAATGGCACATTTACCTGAGACAATGATCTGATTACTTCTTGGGAACCACTGTTTTACAGATATTTagttattaaaaatgtgttttgtacatgtgtaaGTGTTAAATAAAGGTACTACTCTTGCACTATAATTACTACATTGTCCACAGCGAGTCTTACAGTGATTCAGCTCCACATATCCACTGAAAACTTACTCTGATGTTGTATTTGGTCCTGTAAAGGCTGCGCATGGCCATCGTCACTCCACACAGGAGCATTCATCCACGTCACTGGCAATCATGCAGCCGAGGCACAGGTGACAACACAGACCCGGGCAGCCTGATTCAGATGGGAAAAGAAGTGTATTAAGAATAAACAAATCTCTCATGTAAAATCTTAACTCTGTGCACTGCGTGTTAATCAGATTTCCCAGTAAGGAAGGAACGCTCACAAATTTTGCAGTCGTCGCAGACATCAAACGGGCCGATCTGGAAGTCAGATGGTTCGTATTTTCCTGGTTGGTTGGTCACAGCCATGATCAAGATAATTCTGTCTGGGATGAAAAGTAAATGTCACCAATGTTTGTTCTTGAGCCCATCACTGAAGAGCTGAGGCCTGATCATTACTTCCTCCCCCCCTGCAGAGATAACTATAAATTACACCTCTTTTGAACATCAAACAATTTGGACATAAGTTATCCGTTCAGGATTCAGAGTCAAGCAGTGGTCAGGAAGTAAATCTTACCAGATGGTTGGAGCGTTAAAGGATGGTGAAACTGAGGAAGAAGTCAGTTTAAAGCAGGTGAAAAATGTGGTGGTAGATTTTAAAGATGTTGCTAAACACATCCACATTATAGGGACAAACAACATCATCTTCTCATTTTAGATGTAATTATTAGAGGCAAATGTCAACTGTGGATGATTTAAATTAGCAATTAAAGAAGATTCAGCTAATGTCTGTTGCATCTGATGTTGTCCTTTTAATTGCTGAAACATCAAATTCATGTTAAAAATCCTGTGAGGGTTTTATTGTATATGAACTGAAATCGTGTGACCACAGCAGTCATATCAATGGTTAGATAATAGCAAAAGATCTTTAGTTTATTACTTTCATAGTCATTTTCCACTCAAAGACCCATTTTGGAAAGTTATGCTgacattgaaaataaaatgttataagAAGTCGGGCTGGTTCGGTTCACATTCAATTCAAGTACGGTACTTCTGAAGTACTTctgatttgaatatttgaatattgTGCTAGTTTTACGCCATTACCTTCAGAAGTAAATAtggtactttttactccactatgtTTATTCGTCAGCGAccaatttaaattttaaaaaccTATGATGAGCATACATGACGCATTGTTGAACAGTAAAGAAAACCACCTCATCATACGTAATAATTGGATAAGATCAAGAGTGGGATGGTTTGTGGATCAACATTTCTCAACATGCATGCTTGGGATAAATAACTGTCCAAACATTCCTTGAAG includes:
- the cops4 gene encoding COP9 signalosome complex subunit 4; the encoded protein is MATEVRQELAQLMNSSGSHKDLAAKYRQILDKAIQFTDADQLESLKAFVEAMVNENVSLVISRQLLTDFCTHLPNLPDATAKAVYHFTLEKIQPRVISFEEQVASIRQHLATIYEKEGDWRNAAQVLVGIPLETGQKQYNVDYKLDTYLKIARLYLEDDDPVQAEAYINRASLLQNESSNEQLQIHYKVCYARVLDFRRKFIEAAQRYNELSYKSIVHESERLEALKHALNCTILASAGQQRSRMLATLFKDERCQQLATYGILEKMYLDRIIRGNQLQEFAAMLMPHQKATTADGSSILDRAVIEHNLLSASKLYNNITFEELGALLEIPPAKAEKIASQMITEGRMNGFIDQIDGIVHFETREPLPTWDKQIQSLCFQVNNLLEKIRQAAPEWAAQAMETQMTQ